A single window of Zea mays cultivar B73 chromosome 10, Zm-B73-REFERENCE-NAM-5.0, whole genome shotgun sequence DNA harbors:
- the LOC100277078 gene encoding uncharacterized protein LOC100277078 (The RefSeq protein has 2 substitutions compared to this genomic sequence) has protein sequence MASAAAGAPKRCYYEVLGLSRDCSPTDIKLAFRRLALSLHPDKQPPGSDLALATAAFQELQHAHSVLSDPQERAYYDSHRSQIIFSHPASAGAKSASTVPDLFAFFSSSAFSGFSDTGRGFYKVYGDVFDRVFAQELAYARRMGVPEPAAPPVIGNLDSPYAQVTAFYSYWLGFGSGMDFGWAAAWDAARGESRRVRRLMEEDNKKAMRKARREYNDAVRGLAAFCKKRDKRVVDMVLKKKLEEEKRKAEEKERRKEEDKRKKERAMAYQEHEWARAEEGLYDEDEEEEMRAKKELLYCAACNKKFKSDKQWKNHEQSKKHRNKIAELRKTFREEESLKKAEEGEGDWNEVDMGFDFKPTQESDDASAFSDAAEELAEEFESNYAGNGHHGKCEVQPEGSVHVNDVDDIMEGPSSSNVNNGAVIMVLQLPSPLPVLCCSRRNKLFSHLEETGHAMLKSLVGSAWFS, from the coding sequence atggcgtCCGCGGCGGCGGGCGCACCGAAGCGCTGCTACTACGAGGTCCTCGGCCTATCTCGCGACTGCTCCCCGACGGACATCAAGCTTGCTTTCCGCCGCCTCGCGCTCTCGCTCCACCCCGACAAGCAGCCCCCCGGCTCCGACCTCGCCCTCGCCACCGCCGCCTTCCAGGAGCTCCAGCATGCCCACTCTGTCCTCTCTGACCCGCAGGAGCGCGCCTACTACGACTCCCACCGCTCCCAGATCATCTTCTCTCACCCAGCCTCCGCCGGCGCCAAATCCGCTTCCACCGTCCCCGATCTCTTCGCCTTCTTCTCCTCGTCCGCTTTCTCCGGCTTCTCCGACACGGGCCGCGGCTTCTACAAGGTCTACGGGGACGTCTTCGACAGGGTCTTCGCGCAGGAGCTTGCCTATGCTCGCCGGATGGGGGTTCCCGAGCCCGCTGCGCCGCCGGTCATTGGGAACCTTGATTCCCCCTATGCGCAGGTCACTGCTTTCTACAGTTATTGGCTTGGGTTTGGCTCGGGCATGGATTTCGGATGGGCGGCTGCGTGGGACGCTGCGCGTGGGGAAAGTCGCCGTGTTCGGAGGCTCATGGAGGAGGACAACAAGAAGGCGATGCGTAAGGCACGGCGGGAGTACAATGACGCTGTCAGGGGCCTTGCTGCCTTCTGCAAGAAGAGGGATAAGAGGGTTGTGGACATGGTTTTAAAGAAGAAGCTGGAGGAGGAGAAGAGAAAGGCAGAGGAGAAGGAGAGgaggaaggaggaggacaagaggAAGAAGGAGCGAGCCATGGCATATCAAGAACATGAGTGGGCGAGGGCAGAGGAGGGACTGTATGATGAAGACGAAGAAGAGGAGATGAGGGCCAAGAAGGAGCTGTTGTACTGCGCGGCGTGCAATAAAAAGTTCAAATCGGACAAACAGTGGAAGAACCACGAGCAGTCGAAGAAGCATAGGAATAAGATTGCTGAACTGAGGAAGGCCTTTAGGGAGGAGGAGTCTTTGAAAAAGGCAGAGGAGggggaaggtgattggaatgaagTTGATATGGGGTTCGATTTTAAGCCTACACAGGAGTCAGATGATGCGAGTGCATTTTCAGATGCTGCAGAAGAGTTAGCTGAAGAATTTGAAAGTAATTATGCTGGCAATGGGCATCATGGTAAATATGAGGTTCAGCCTGAGGGTTCGGTCCATGTTAatgatgttgatgatatcatggaAGGGCCATCCTCTTCTAATGTCAACAATGGTGCAGTAATAATGGTATTGCAGCTACCATCCCCCCTCCCAGTACTATGTTGCTCTCGCAGGAACAAGTTGTTTTCTCACTTGGAAGAAACAGGTCACGCAATGCTGAAGTCACTCGTTGGTTCTGCATGGTTCTCTTAA